In one Natronosalvus amylolyticus genomic region, the following are encoded:
- a CDS encoding HVO_0649 family zinc finger protein — MALSKYPLERYRDRLERTHQRCGACGAKDRAGNWTAETSGRRVRYRFVCPSCEAVDTRELLIG, encoded by the coding sequence ATGGCTCTCTCAAAGTATCCACTCGAGCGCTATCGGGACAGACTCGAGCGAACGCATCAACGGTGCGGTGCGTGCGGGGCCAAAGACCGAGCTGGCAACTGGACGGCCGAGACGTCGGGACGTCGTGTTCGCTACCGGTTCGTGTGTCCCTCGTGTGAGGCAGTCGACACGCGGGAACTACTCATTGGGTGA
- a CDS encoding HAD family hydrolase codes for MVSEYDFWLLDLDGTLVDVEWSYTRSVFDRVGDRLDHSFSDREADILWSGLSGSRNAQLREWGIEPDTFWNAFHAEEDPAVRAQHTYLHDDAAFVGDLETPVGLVTHCQQFLAGPVLDELDIRDWFDTTLCCTEETGWKPDPTPVERAMADLGLLESDARGVLAGDGANDVGAAWNAGLDAIHVERVGHERRGQCVLGDYRVQSFDELEIGT; via the coding sequence ATGGTCTCCGAGTACGATTTCTGGCTGCTCGACCTCGACGGGACGCTCGTCGACGTCGAGTGGTCGTACACACGGTCGGTCTTCGATCGGGTCGGCGACCGCCTCGATCACTCGTTTAGTGACCGCGAGGCGGATATCCTCTGGAGTGGACTCTCCGGTTCGCGAAATGCTCAGTTACGCGAGTGGGGTATCGAACCCGACACCTTCTGGAACGCCTTCCACGCCGAAGAAGATCCTGCCGTTCGGGCCCAGCACACCTACCTCCACGACGATGCCGCGTTCGTCGGTGACCTCGAGACGCCGGTCGGATTGGTCACCCATTGTCAGCAGTTCCTCGCCGGTCCGGTACTGGACGAACTCGATATCCGCGACTGGTTCGACACGACTCTCTGTTGCACCGAGGAAACCGGCTGGAAGCCCGATCCGACGCCCGTCGAACGGGCAATGGCAGACCTCGGATTGCTCGAGTCCGACGCTCGAGGTGTCCTCGCTGGCGACGGGGCAAACGACGTCGGGGCTGCCTGGAACGCGGGGCTTGATGCAATTCACGTCGAACGCGTCGGCCACGAACGTCGAGGGCAGTGCGTACTCGGTGATTACCGTGTACAATCGTTCGACGAACTCGAGATCGGCACCTGA
- a CDS encoding helix-turn-helix domain-containing protein has product MSTIAEFRVPAAETVLSATFEALPTVRFELEASVSKTLPSLWVSGVEREAIEDAFASDSSVEAFELVARSEERLLYDIDSSAAQSFYDKLLSSGGSLLEGHGCDGWWQYKMRFRSREALVETHERLENNEITVDLSRVTDISRMRAGNSRLTPEQHEALTAAFERGYFQIPRQISMEELAAELGISHQALSERLRRAYGTLVDAEVQPANERTNS; this is encoded by the coding sequence ATGTCGACGATTGCCGAGTTCCGCGTCCCAGCGGCCGAGACCGTCCTGTCGGCGACCTTCGAAGCGCTACCGACCGTGCGCTTCGAACTCGAGGCATCGGTATCGAAGACCCTCCCCTCCCTGTGGGTTTCAGGTGTCGAACGCGAAGCCATCGAAGACGCGTTCGCCAGCGATTCGAGCGTCGAAGCGTTCGAACTGGTCGCCCGCTCCGAAGAGCGACTGCTGTACGATATCGATTCGAGTGCCGCACAGTCGTTTTACGACAAACTGCTGTCATCGGGTGGCTCATTGCTCGAGGGACACGGCTGTGACGGCTGGTGGCAGTACAAGATGCGGTTTCGGAGCCGGGAGGCTCTGGTCGAGACCCACGAACGTCTCGAGAACAACGAGATTACGGTTGACCTGAGCCGCGTGACCGACATTTCCCGGATGAGGGCGGGGAACTCGAGGTTGACACCCGAACAGCACGAGGCGCTGACGGCTGCGTTCGAGCGCGGGTACTTCCAGATACCGCGACAGATTTCGATGGAAGAACTCGCCGCCGAACTCGGGATCTCCCATCAGGCGCTCTCCGAACGCCTCCGCCGAGCGTATGGCACGCTCGTCGATGCGGAGGTGCAGCCGGCGAACGAGCGAACGAACAGCTGA
- a CDS encoding molybdopterin biosynthesis protein: MERKEFRDLVSPEAATEAIESLSLEGGIDRVPLAEAHGRVLVTRLDAELDVPGFDRSSMDGYALRAADTFGADEADPARLEVVGAVHAGETPAVEVGDGEAVEISTGAVMPAGADAMVPVERTDLEAGDVLVRTGVAPGDNVMFAGADVAAGERALGPGTQITPREIGLLSALGLEEVPVRAKPRVGIISTGDELVRPGGDLDSDRGEIYDVNSYTIAAAVEEAGGEAVLFPHAGDDQAEMERVLRDAAADCDLVLSSGSTSASAVDVIYRVIEEQGELLVHGVSIKPGKPMLIGRLEGSAYVGLPGYPVSAMMVFRTFVAPVLREAAGLPEPASATITGELAIQERSPQGRHRLVPVGLTTDGDENLLVYPVDKGSGATTSLSDADGLVEIDAQTDYLEAGKQVEVTLFSPETRPPTLFAVGENDPTMNRALDRLDRPRYLPIGSRPSLRRLRKGVPDVAVVAGPLEREVDHELLGEWTREWGLVVPAGNPEEVAGLADLVDQPLRFVNRTTDSGLRSSLGLEVADLAAARDVERHDIVSAVDGFDIGLRAHESPARRVAVGDADVGLGLAETASQLSLGFVPLGEQPVRVLANPDRTGKPGVRSLEGVLTDVLE, from the coding sequence ATGGAACGCAAGGAGTTTCGCGATCTCGTCTCACCCGAGGCCGCAACGGAGGCGATCGAGTCGCTCTCCCTCGAGGGCGGTATCGACCGCGTCCCGCTTGCAGAGGCCCACGGACGCGTGCTGGTGACGCGGCTAGACGCCGAACTCGACGTCCCCGGATTCGACCGCTCGAGCATGGACGGCTACGCGCTACGGGCCGCCGATACGTTCGGGGCTGACGAAGCCGATCCGGCCCGCCTCGAGGTTGTCGGTGCGGTTCACGCCGGGGAAACACCGGCGGTCGAAGTGGGCGATGGCGAGGCGGTCGAGATTTCGACCGGGGCCGTCATGCCCGCCGGCGCGGACGCGATGGTTCCCGTCGAGCGAACCGATCTCGAGGCCGGGGACGTGCTGGTACGGACGGGTGTCGCGCCCGGTGACAACGTCATGTTCGCCGGTGCGGATGTTGCTGCTGGCGAGCGGGCACTGGGGCCGGGAACGCAGATCACGCCACGAGAAATCGGTTTGCTGTCGGCGCTGGGTCTCGAGGAGGTCCCCGTTCGGGCAAAACCACGCGTTGGGATCATTTCGACCGGTGACGAACTGGTCAGACCCGGTGGGGACCTCGACAGTGACCGCGGCGAGATTTACGACGTCAACAGTTACACTATCGCCGCCGCCGTCGAGGAGGCCGGCGGCGAAGCCGTACTGTTTCCGCACGCCGGCGACGATCAAGCCGAGATGGAGCGTGTCCTCAGAGATGCCGCCGCCGACTGTGATCTGGTCCTCTCGTCTGGCTCGACGAGTGCGAGCGCCGTCGATGTCATCTATCGCGTTATCGAAGAGCAGGGTGAGTTACTGGTTCACGGTGTTTCGATCAAACCCGGCAAACCCATGCTAATCGGCCGCCTCGAGGGATCTGCGTACGTGGGCCTTCCCGGCTATCCCGTCTCGGCGATGATGGTGTTCCGGACGTTCGTCGCACCCGTGCTTCGCGAGGCTGCAGGCCTCCCGGAACCAGCCTCGGCGACGATCACCGGCGAGTTGGCTATCCAGGAGCGCTCACCACAGGGCCGACACCGACTCGTCCCGGTTGGGCTAACGACCGACGGTGACGAAAACCTCCTCGTCTATCCCGTGGACAAGGGAAGCGGTGCAACGACAAGCTTATCGGACGCCGACGGCCTGGTCGAGATCGACGCCCAAACCGACTACCTCGAGGCCGGAAAGCAAGTCGAAGTCACCCTCTTTTCGCCCGAAACACGACCACCGACACTGTTCGCCGTGGGTGAGAACGATCCCACGATGAATCGCGCCCTCGACCGACTCGATCGGCCGCGATACCTCCCCATCGGCTCACGGCCGAGTCTTCGGCGACTCCGCAAAGGAGTCCCCGACGTCGCAGTGGTAGCGGGTCCGCTCGAGCGCGAGGTCGACCACGAATTACTCGGCGAGTGGACGCGCGAATGGGGACTGGTCGTCCCCGCTGGCAATCCAGAGGAGGTTGCGGGGCTCGCTGATCTCGTCGATCAGCCACTGAGGTTCGTCAATCGGACGACCGATTCGGGCCTCCGCTCGAGCCTCGGTCTCGAGGTTGCGGATCTGGCGGCCGCCCGTGACGTCGAGCGTCACGATATCGTCAGTGCCGTCGACGGCTTCGATATCGGCCTCCGTGCTCACGAAAGCCCGGCCCGACGAGTCGCCGTCGGCGACGCCGACGTCGGTCTCGGGCTTGCCGAAACCGCAAGCCAACTCAGCCTCGGATTCGTCCCACTCGGCGAACAGCCCGTTCGCGTTCTCGCTAACCCGGATCGAACCGGCAAACCCGGGGTCCGATCACTCGAGGGTGTGCTCACGGACGTTCTCGAGTGA
- a CDS encoding phosphate signaling complex PhoU family protein, with amino-acid sequence METRKVQRLGPSTLAMTLPAEWASEHGVEKGDEVSLRMGGKGTLTVMPESANTEEMEAIIRTDNLDADAVERAIVAQYVLGRRVIRIECTDGALESAHINAVYRAETQLMGLGVIEETPESISIRCSVDPEDFTLDNLLERLERTGRTMRGEAIKALAHGNPDLAQRALNRERQANKIFVLLLRLIFTAYQNPNLARAVGLESGFPLIGYRSIAKNLELTADNAEDIADIVMEAEGHTLNVDQSVMRDIRELTEKVDEITTLAVESAVERNYDKTIEARELFHDISNREREILAELPEMSNEDLLQVREVLVSLQQTAQYAMRNAEIAANLALNEESEHTTIR; translated from the coding sequence ATGGAGACGCGGAAAGTTCAACGGCTCGGCCCCTCGACGCTGGCGATGACGTTGCCAGCCGAGTGGGCAAGCGAACATGGTGTCGAAAAAGGCGACGAGGTCTCACTCCGCATGGGCGGAAAAGGGACGCTCACGGTGATGCCCGAATCGGCTAACACCGAGGAGATGGAGGCGATCATCCGAACGGATAACCTGGATGCCGACGCCGTCGAGCGTGCCATCGTCGCCCAGTACGTCCTCGGACGGCGTGTCATCCGCATCGAGTGTACTGACGGTGCGCTCGAGTCGGCTCACATCAACGCCGTCTATCGGGCGGAAACCCAGTTGATGGGGTTAGGGGTAATCGAAGAAACCCCCGAAAGCATCTCGATCCGGTGTTCGGTCGACCCCGAAGACTTCACGCTCGATAACCTCCTCGAGCGCCTCGAACGAACCGGGCGAACCATGCGCGGGGAAGCGATCAAGGCGCTTGCACACGGCAATCCCGACCTGGCCCAGCGGGCACTCAATCGGGAACGACAGGCTAACAAGATCTTCGTCCTGCTGTTGCGTCTCATCTTTACGGCCTACCAGAACCCCAATCTCGCCCGCGCAGTCGGCCTCGAGAGCGGGTTCCCGCTGATTGGCTACCGCTCGATTGCCAAGAACCTCGAACTCACTGCCGACAACGCCGAAGATATCGCCGACATCGTGATGGAAGCCGAGGGACACACGCTCAACGTCGACCAGTCGGTGATGCGTGACATTCGTGAGTTGACCGAGAAGGTCGACGAAATCACGACGCTGGCAGTCGAGTCGGCCGTCGAACGAAACTACGACAAGACGATCGAAGCTCGAGAGTTGTTCCACGATATTTCGAACCGGGAGCGCGAAATCCTCGCGGAGTTGCCCGAGATGTCGAACGAGGACCTGCTCCAGGTTCGCGAGGTGCTGGTCAGCCTCCAACAGACGGCCCAGTATGCGATGCGTAACGCCGAAATCGCAGCGAACCTGGCGCTCAACGAAGAGTCGGAGCACACGACGATTCGGTAA
- a CDS encoding ATP-NAD kinase family protein produces METLGFVVNPIAGMGGRVGLKGTDGMVEEARRRGAEPRAPERARTALETLARRKPELTVYTAAGQMGEDAALAAGYDPVVVYEPTVVEDQTTDTSATDTRAAVEAMLEEGVDLVLFVGGDGTAVDVAEVLEDDEHETPMLGVPAGVKIYSSVFGVTPADAGRVAAEFDRVEAREVNDIDEAAYREGTVRAELKAVVPVPVASAVQSSKQLSSGSVDGLAAGFADEVDPEATYVFGPGSTVGAIESELGIDPSPLGVDVWRDGELLIRDAAEAEILDVIEDPVVIVVSPIGGQGFVFGRGNHQISPAVIERAESIEIVASDDKLDSIGTLHVDTDDPELDDSLRGWVHVRTGRFTTRMLKLE; encoded by the coding sequence ATGGAGACACTGGGGTTCGTCGTCAATCCGATCGCGGGCATGGGCGGTCGCGTCGGATTGAAAGGTACCGACGGGATGGTCGAAGAAGCACGACGACGTGGTGCAGAGCCACGCGCGCCGGAACGAGCACGAACTGCACTCGAGACGCTGGCCCGCAGAAAACCCGAACTGACCGTCTACACGGCCGCCGGGCAGATGGGCGAGGACGCCGCGCTCGCGGCCGGCTACGACCCTGTCGTGGTCTACGAACCGACCGTCGTGGAAGATCAAACCACAGACACCAGTGCAACAGACACGAGAGCCGCCGTCGAAGCCATGCTCGAGGAGGGTGTCGATCTTGTTCTCTTCGTTGGGGGGGACGGAACGGCCGTCGACGTTGCGGAAGTGCTCGAGGACGACGAGCACGAGACACCGATGCTCGGCGTGCCTGCAGGCGTCAAAATCTACTCCTCGGTGTTCGGTGTGACGCCTGCGGACGCCGGTAGGGTGGCAGCCGAGTTCGACCGCGTCGAAGCCCGTGAGGTGAACGACATCGACGAAGCCGCCTACCGCGAGGGAACCGTCCGGGCCGAACTCAAAGCCGTCGTCCCCGTTCCCGTTGCAAGTGCCGTCCAATCGAGTAAACAGCTCTCGAGCGGGAGTGTCGACGGGCTCGCCGCGGGTTTTGCGGATGAGGTCGACCCCGAAGCGACCTACGTCTTCGGCCCGGGGAGTACCGTCGGCGCGATCGAAAGCGAACTGGGGATCGACCCCTCACCACTTGGCGTCGACGTTTGGCGAGACGGCGAACTGCTGATCAGAGATGCCGCGGAAGCCGAAATTCTCGACGTCATCGAGGATCCCGTGGTAATCGTCGTCTCCCCCATCGGTGGACAAGGGTTCGTGTTCGGGCGCGGCAACCACCAGATATCCCCCGCCGTCATCGAGCGAGCCGAATCGATCGAAATCGTCGCCTCCGACGACAAACTCGATTCGATCGGCACCTTACACGTGGATACGGACGACCCCGAACTGGACGACTCGCTCCGCGGCTGGGTCCACGTCAGAACTGGCCGGTTCACTACCCGGATGCTCAAACTCGAGTGA
- a CDS encoding competence/damage-inducible protein A produces MDVAIVTIGDELLAGRTTNTNATWLCSQLTERGVDVERVTTLPDRVADIARVVNEYHAEYDAVIVTGGLGPTHDDVTIEAIGAAFGRPLEEHDAVLEWLETEGGYAREDLTDGTAMLPRDARPLHNVAGVAPGCVIGSVYVLPGVPHEMKPMFEGVATEFSGQERFREVVVADEPESALLDRLAELQQRFDVGVGSYPGEHVRISVQSTDRELVEEAVGWLRDHVKTVAVTEDS; encoded by the coding sequence ATGGACGTGGCGATCGTCACGATCGGGGACGAACTGCTGGCCGGGCGAACGACCAACACGAACGCGACCTGGCTGTGCAGCCAACTCACAGAGCGTGGCGTCGACGTCGAGCGGGTGACGACCCTCCCCGACCGGGTGGCAGACATTGCCCGCGTGGTCAACGAATATCACGCCGAGTACGACGCCGTCATCGTCACCGGCGGCCTCGGGCCGACGCACGACGACGTGACCATCGAAGCCATCGGGGCGGCGTTCGGTCGCCCGCTCGAGGAACACGATGCTGTGCTGGAGTGGCTCGAGACTGAAGGCGGGTACGCTCGCGAAGATCTCACCGATGGCACGGCAATGCTCCCGCGCGACGCTCGCCCGCTCCATAACGTGGCTGGCGTTGCGCCCGGGTGTGTTATCGGTTCGGTGTACGTCCTCCCGGGCGTCCCACACGAGATGAAGCCAATGTTCGAGGGTGTCGCAACGGAATTTAGCGGCCAAGAACGGTTTCGAGAGGTCGTTGTGGCCGACGAACCCGAAAGCGCCCTGCTCGACCGACTGGCGGAGTTACAGCAACGCTTCGACGTGGGCGTTGGAAGCTATCCTGGAGAGCACGTCCGCATCAGCGTCCAGAGTACGGATCGCGAGCTCGTCGAGGAAGCCGTCGGCTGGCTGCGTGACCACGTCAAGACGGTGGCTGTGACTGAAGATAGCTGA
- a CDS encoding winged helix-turn-helix domain-containing protein gives MSRGGWTEQAEGEPDALLSALGSKYSAEILCAAGTPKSAQALSEDIEIPIATCYRRIEELVDAGLLECEGRQLSTEGRRTNIYRRTLDEIEVDFSCEQPQFSQKRRTEAKNQLEDQLEH, from the coding sequence ATGTCACGTGGTGGTTGGACTGAACAAGCTGAAGGTGAACCGGACGCACTGCTTTCGGCGCTCGGAAGCAAATACAGTGCTGAAATCCTCTGTGCGGCGGGAACGCCGAAATCCGCACAGGCGCTGAGCGAAGATATCGAAATTCCGATTGCGACGTGCTATCGTCGCATCGAAGAACTCGTCGACGCGGGGCTGCTCGAGTGTGAGGGGCGACAGCTCTCGACGGAAGGCAGGCGGACGAACATCTATCGACGCACGCTCGACGAAATCGAAGTGGATTTTTCGTGTGAACAACCGCAGTTCTCTCAGAAACGTCGGACGGAGGCGAAAAACCAGTTAGAAGACCAGTTAGAACATTAA
- a CDS encoding metal-dependent hydrolase, translating into MWPWEHVVVGYFSYSVFTHLVYRDAPGALETVAVVGASLLPDVIDKPLAWEFGVFDTGYALGHSVFFAIPVCTAIGMLTRLYGRPRLGLAFGVGYLAHLPADVIPMYFRTGTLPFERVLWPVQSAPPDSVSGGFRDQLIGALESYRAGLLSGELATVEWAGLALVAITGLLWLYDGAPVARELVTGSKNGLLAMAARVWN; encoded by the coding sequence ATGTGGCCCTGGGAACACGTCGTCGTCGGCTATTTCAGTTACTCGGTGTTCACCCATCTCGTCTACCGAGACGCGCCCGGTGCGCTCGAGACAGTGGCGGTCGTCGGGGCCTCGTTGCTTCCCGATGTCATCGACAAACCGCTGGCCTGGGAGTTCGGCGTCTTCGATACGGGGTACGCCCTGGGGCATTCGGTTTTCTTTGCCATCCCGGTGTGCACTGCAATCGGTATGCTGACGCGTCTGTACGGACGACCGCGCCTGGGCCTCGCGTTCGGAGTCGGCTATCTTGCCCATCTTCCCGCTGATGTCATCCCGATGTATTTCCGAACCGGGACCCTTCCGTTCGAGCGGGTCCTCTGGCCAGTCCAGAGTGCACCGCCCGATTCCGTTTCGGGAGGATTTCGTGACCAGCTTATCGGTGCACTCGAGAGCTATCGTGCGGGCCTTCTCTCGGGCGAACTCGCCACGGTCGAATGGGCTGGGCTCGCCTTGGTCGCGATTACCGGTCTATTGTGGCTATACGATGGCGCGCCGGTCGCTCGAGAGCTGGTGACTGGTAGCAAAAACGGGCTCCTCGCGATGGCTGCTCGAGTGTGGAACTAA
- a CDS encoding HAH_0734 family protein: MKRLIIHGDPGIRKGAVIELDGEELVCFGISRNGEWHGPDRVQLWCTVGEEDEFEDFQLRNFTPHWLEVERVDASEVSVLQAKGDLVA, translated from the coding sequence ATGAAACGGCTCATCATCCACGGGGACCCCGGTATCCGGAAAGGCGCGGTCATCGAACTCGACGGGGAGGAACTGGTCTGTTTTGGTATCAGTCGTAACGGGGAGTGGCACGGTCCTGACCGCGTCCAGCTCTGGTGTACGGTCGGTGAAGAAGACGAGTTCGAAGACTTCCAGCTGCGAAACTTTACGCCACACTGGCTCGAGGTCGAACGCGTCGACGCTAGCGAGGTCTCCGTCCTGCAGGCCAAAGGCGACCTGGTGGCCTGA
- a CDS encoding 50S ribosomal protein L44e: MQMPRRFNTYCPHCKAHHQHEVEKVRTGRQTGMKQVADRQRARQLSTIGNSGKFSKVPSGDKPTKKTDLKYRCSECGKAHLREGWRAGRLEFQE, translated from the coding sequence ATGCAGATGCCACGCCGATTCAATACGTACTGCCCGCACTGCAAAGCCCATCACCAGCACGAGGTCGAGAAGGTCCGAACCGGCCGACAGACCGGTATGAAGCAGGTCGCCGACCGCCAGCGCGCCCGCCAGCTGTCGACCATCGGCAACTCCGGGAAGTTCTCGAAGGTGCCAAGTGGTGACAAACCGACGAAAAAGACCGACCTCAAATACCGTTGCAGCGAGTGCGGCAAAGCCCACCTCCGTGAGGGATGGCGTGCTGGCCGACTCGAGTTCCAGGAGTGA
- a CDS encoding 30S ribosomal protein S27e: protein MAGSYYRVRCSDCENEQIVFGKAASEVACAVCGTTLAVPTGGKAEIAHEIVETVEAR from the coding sequence ATGGCAGGAAGCTACTACCGCGTCCGATGCAGTGATTGTGAGAACGAACAGATCGTCTTCGGCAAGGCCGCCTCCGAGGTCGCCTGTGCCGTCTGTGGCACGACGCTCGCCGTTCCGACCGGCGGAAAAGCCGAGATCGCACACGAAATCGTCGAGACTGTGGAAGCACGATGA
- a CDS encoding translation initiation factor IF-2 subunit alpha, with protein sequence MKYSGWPEPGELVVGKIEEIEDFGVFVDLEEYQDKRGLIHISEVASGWIKNVRDHVREGQIAVCKVIDVDESHEQIDLSLKDVNDHQRSDKIQEWKNEQKADNWMEIAFGEDIDDELYISIANELLGAHGSLYDGFKQAAIHGEEALEKTDLSEDERAALVETARENVSVPYVNVTGYVDLENASPSGVDGIKAALEAAEGNGELPDEIDLSVSYVGSPEYRITVQAPNYKTAEAALEASAERAISAIEAEGGEGEYHRERRSDDE encoded by the coding sequence ATGAAATACAGCGGCTGGCCCGAGCCCGGTGAACTCGTCGTCGGCAAGATCGAAGAAATCGAAGACTTCGGTGTCTTCGTCGATCTCGAGGAGTATCAGGACAAACGTGGCCTGATTCACATCTCCGAAGTCGCGAGTGGCTGGATCAAGAACGTTCGCGATCACGTTCGTGAAGGCCAGATCGCCGTCTGCAAAGTGATCGACGTCGACGAGTCACACGAACAGATCGATCTCTCGCTGAAAGACGTCAACGACCACCAGCGCTCGGACAAGATCCAGGAGTGGAAAAACGAGCAAAAGGCCGACAACTGGATGGAGATCGCCTTCGGTGAAGACATCGACGACGAACTGTACATCTCCATCGCCAACGAACTGCTTGGCGCACACGGCAGCCTGTACGACGGCTTCAAACAGGCCGCGATTCACGGCGAAGAAGCCCTCGAGAAGACCGACCTGAGCGAAGACGAACGTGCGGCCCTGGTCGAAACGGCTCGAGAAAACGTTTCGGTCCCCTACGTCAACGTTACCGGCTACGTCGACCTCGAGAACGCCTCTCCGTCCGGCGTCGACGGGATCAAAGCCGCGCTCGAGGCGGCCGAGGGGAACGGCGAACTCCCGGACGAAATCGACCTTTCGGTGAGCTACGTCGGCTCCCCCGAGTACCGAATCACGGTTCAGGCACCGAATTACAAAACTGCGGAAGCCGCGCTCGAGGCAAGCGCTGAGCGAGCGATTTCGGCGATCGAAGCCGAAGGCGGCGAAGGTGAGTACCACCGCGAGCGTCGTTCCGACGACGAGTAA
- a CDS encoding RNA-protein complex protein Nop10, with amino-acid sequence MKSDIHVCSEWESNHERPVYTLSPTCPECGAESVNSAPAPFDPNDAYGEYRRALYRRVR; translated from the coding sequence ATGAAATCAGATATTCACGTCTGTAGCGAGTGGGAATCGAACCACGAGCGGCCCGTATACACCCTTTCTCCTACCTGTCCCGAGTGTGGCGCCGAGAGTGTCAACAGCGCGCCCGCGCCGTTCGACCCGAACGATGCCTACGGCGAGTACCGACGCGCTCTTTACCGTCGCGTTCGCTGA
- a CDS encoding proteasome assembly chaperone family protein — protein MDALDIDAVAEVDLNEPVLIEGLPGVGHVGKLAADHILEELEADTTLVRRIYSQEFPPQVSVDGGVTSLTCASVHAVTPETGRDMLVLTGDHQAQTNEGHYVLTDAFLDVAESFGVSELYALGGVPTGELIDEYAVLGAVNNESMLEDLEEIGVEFRDDEPAGGIVGVSGLLLGLGERRGIDATCLMGETSGYLVDPMSARAVLEIIEERLEIDLEYESLDERAEEMKDVMGKIQEMENQQQSMEVPSDDDLRYIG, from the coding sequence ATGGACGCACTCGACATCGACGCAGTCGCCGAGGTCGACCTCAATGAGCCGGTTTTGATCGAAGGATTGCCTGGCGTCGGCCACGTCGGCAAACTGGCTGCCGATCATATTCTCGAGGAACTCGAGGCTGATACGACACTCGTTCGTCGGATCTATTCACAGGAGTTCCCGCCACAGGTGTCCGTCGACGGTGGCGTAACTAGTCTGACCTGTGCCTCCGTTCACGCGGTCACTCCTGAAACCGGCCGTGACATGCTCGTGTTGACTGGCGATCACCAGGCCCAGACGAACGAAGGACACTACGTGCTGACGGACGCGTTTCTCGACGTTGCCGAGTCCTTCGGCGTGAGCGAACTGTACGCCCTCGGCGGCGTCCCGACGGGCGAACTCATCGACGAGTACGCCGTTCTCGGGGCCGTGAACAACGAATCCATGCTCGAGGACCTCGAGGAGATCGGCGTGGAGTTCCGGGACGACGAACCCGCAGGCGGTATCGTTGGCGTCTCCGGCCTGTTGCTTGGGCTGGGCGAACGTCGTGGTATCGACGCCACCTGTCTCATGGGCGAAACCAGCGGCTATCTGGTCGACCCGATGAGCGCACGGGCGGTGCTCGAAATCATCGAGGAACGACTCGAGATCGACCTCGAGTACGAGTCACTCGACGAGCGAGCCGAGGAGATGAAAGACGTCATGGGCAAGATTCAGGAGATGGAGAACCAGCAACAGTCGATGGAAGTGCCAAGCGACGACGACCTCCGTTACATCGGCTAG
- a CDS encoding J domain-containing protein — translation MLASVLEAIPPAVLAGLALGGLFSCLAAAIFTVGERWFPTQSTPTQERGGYSSEGRRQGEIRSYLQEIGERYIEGYSLEGTTVAFYLPTRDVAVTFDAQDFFHLQQTTDTYVILAEHEMPGVHLGHRLPFEVPEQVHTGPVDVQTRLTRAYRALEVPKTADATEIKTAYRERVKQVHPDHGGDRDSFREVQEAYATVKEHAE, via the coding sequence GTGTTAGCGAGCGTTCTCGAGGCGATTCCGCCAGCGGTTCTTGCGGGGCTTGCCCTTGGCGGGCTCTTCTCGTGTCTCGCCGCTGCAATCTTCACTGTCGGCGAGCGATGGTTCCCGACACAGTCGACCCCGACACAGGAGCGGGGTGGCTACTCGAGTGAAGGCCGTCGCCAGGGTGAAATTCGGTCGTACTTACAGGAAATCGGCGAACGATATATCGAAGGCTACTCGCTCGAGGGGACGACGGTTGCATTTTACTTGCCGACAAGAGACGTCGCGGTGACTTTCGACGCACAGGATTTCTTTCACCTGCAACAGACCACTGACACCTACGTTATCCTCGCCGAACACGAGATGCCGGGTGTCCATCTCGGTCATCGGTTGCCGTTCGAAGTACCCGAACAGGTACACACTGGACCAGTCGACGTACAGACGCGGCTCACACGGGCCTACCGTGCCCTCGAGGTTCCGAAAACAGCAGATGCAACCGAGATCAAGACGGCCTATCGTGAACGAGTCAAGCAGGTACACCCCGACCATGGCGGCGACCGTGACTCGTTTCGGGAGGTCCAGGAGGCGTACGCGACGGTGAAAGAACACGCCGAGTGA